A window of Candidatus Paceibacterota bacterium genomic DNA:
CATCTCCCATGCCATTGGCTTCAGCTTGGATTATGTAAGTTATTTTGCATTTAGGAAATTGATAATCAGAAATTTCTTTTTCAACTGCCATTTCTTTATCCTGCACAATTATAATTTCATTTATGCCTGATTTAATTAATCCATCTATCGTATACCAAATCAAAGGTTTCCCCATTATTTTAATAAGAGATTTATGCTTTCCGTTTAGCGGCCAGAAACGAGAAGATTCGCCTGCCGCCAAGATTACTGCTTGATATTGCATAATTTTAATAAGTTTTTTTCTTCTTATGTAAGTCAGCTGTCCTATAGCTTAATGGCCTGGAAAACATTGGAGCGCCGATATTCTTAATTAATTCCTTTCTCTTTTTTTCCATTAAATTACGGGTTTTTGCCTCCACCACCAGCTTGATTACCGGTTCAGTGTTGGACGGCCTTACTAAAAACCACCAATCATTAAAATCCACCCTTAAACCGTCCTGTTCTGAAATCTTACCTGTTTTATACTTCTTTTTCAATTCTTTGATTTTCCCCTCTTTTGCTTTTGTTTCAAAATATATTTCGCCAGAATGAAAATACTTTTGAAGAGGTTTTATCAGTTCCGATAAAGTTTTTTTGGTTTTTTTCATTTCATTTACAATCTTTAAAAATACAAAGAATGGAACTTCGTAAAATAAGTTTTGCCCCAAATAATAATGGCCAGTTAATTCCCCGCCAAAAAAAATATTATCTTTTCTCATTTTTTCTTTTATTAAAGCATGTCCAATTTTAAAATGGATAGGAACACCACCCTCTTCTTTAATAACTTCCTTTAAAACGTTACTTGACCGAATATCATAAAGAATTTTTGGCTTATTTTTCCCTTTCCATTCCTTTAATATAATCTTAGCCATTAATGCCGTTATTAAATCTCCCCTGATCGGATTGCCTTTTTCGTCAATGAATATGATTCTGTCAGCGTCTCCATCTAAAATAATGCCAAAATTAGGCCTCTTTTTTCTGACTAAAGAAACAATATCCTTTAAATTATTTCTAAAAGAGGGATCAGGAACATGGTTGGGGAAATCGCCATCTGGTTTGCAATAAATAGGATAAACTTTAATGCCTATTTTTTTAAGAACTTTGAGAAAAATGGGGCCGCCCATTCCATTCCCAGCATCAATTGCAACAGATAATTTTTTAAATATTTTTTTATTTATCTTATTTAATTTAAAAACAGAATTTATATAATCTTTTTCAATGTTTTTCTTAGTGATCTTGCCCTTAAATAAGGGTAATTTTTCTTTTTGAAAGGCTTTCTTTGCTAATTGATCTCTTATCCAAAAAATTCCAGTTTCGCCAGAAAGGGGAATGGTTTTCTCGCGCGTTAATTTGAAACCATTAAAAGGGTTGGGATTATGCGAAGCGGTAATAATTATTCCTCCATCAAGTCTCAAATGAGAAACGGCAAAATAAAGAGCAGGAGTTATTATTAAGCCTAAATCAATAATATTGCATCCTTCATGAATAATTCCCTTTGAAAGCCCTCGAAAAAGCTCTGGAGAAGAATAACGAATATCTTTTGCTATTCCAACGGTTAATGTCTTCTTTTTTGATTTTTTCCGCAAAAAATGAATAAAGTAACGGCCAACCTGATAAGCCATTTCTTCATTAATATCCTGAGGATATATCCCCCTGATATCGTAAAGACGAAAAATTTCTGGATTAATTTTCATTGAAAGTCTAATCTAATTAATTTATTTCAACAATCTTAAAATAGCTTTATGGGCCTTAATATTAGAAGCTAAAATCAAACAATCGTTTGCTTCTCTTAATTGAAGCGGATTTCCTTTCAAATCAGTATATTTTCCGCCAGCTTCTTTTAAAATAAGCAAACCAGCAGCAATATCTCCTATTTTGGGCGGTATTCCAAGAGCAATATATGCCTCAAAAGCGCCTGAGGCTACATAAGAAAGTCCGAGGGGACCACAACCAAGTGCCCTAACGCGATAAGAATTCAAATTAAGCTTTGTCAAAATCTTTGAATTTTTATTAAATTTATTGCGCGACATGCCACAACTTGGCAATTCAGCAAAGATAAAACTATCTTTTAAATTGCTTTTACTGGAAACTTTGATTCTCTTGCCGTTCAAATACGCACCTTTATTTTTAGCTGCGTAAAACATTTCTTTTGTCATTGGATTATAAACTAATCCGAAAATAATTTCATTCTTGTGTTGTAAAGCTATTGAGACATTAAATAACGGAAGCCTTCTGATATAGTGTTTGCTGCCATCTAGCGGGTCAATGATCCAAGTATAATCTGATTTTCCCCTTATTATTCCTTTTTCTTCTGTATTGATAGTATGCCCGGGAAAATTCTTTTTAATCTTATTTATAATTAAATTCTCAACCTTATAATCAATGTTAGTAGCAATATCTTGCCTGTCTTTAAACTTAACAATTTCTATTTTATCCAAATTATCTAAAAGTATTTTGCCGGCTTTTTCAGCTAAATCTATGGTAAATCGCTGAACTAGTTTCAAATTCATAGTTTAAATAAAGCTTTTGCTAATTTATTAGAATCGTGACGGATAAGGCTTCTTTTTAAAATATCTCCGGGAACGTGCTTTGTCTCTTTTCTGCTTAAAAAATCTCTCCTGATTACTTTAAAATAGCTGTCTTTCAAATCGTCAACAACCGGAAACTCTTTCACTTTCTTATATTTTTCCAAAGCGCTCTTTGCCATGGATTTTGTATTAATCAAAACATAGTCTAAACAATCACGTCCTAAATATTTTTCCAAAACCTGAATATGGTCTTTGGCAGTAAAACCGAATGTCTGGCCGTATCTTGTCATTAAGTTCATAACGTATGCTACCTTAGCTTTGGTTTTTTTAAGCGCACCGGATATTCCTTCTGTTAGTAATCCGGCTATTATGCTGGTATATAAATCGCCAGGCCCGATAACAACCAAATCTGCGTTCAAAATCGCTTTTTTTGCTTCATAATATATTTTAGCTTTTGGCTTCAAAAAGACTTTCTTAATCTTCAATTTACCATTATGTTTGGGCCCATCAATTAAATGCTCTCCGACAACTTTCTTTCCGTTTTCATAAATTGCCACTAAATTTGAATCAGTCAAAGTCACTGGCAAAATTCTTCCTTTAATTTTAAGAATCTGGCTTGTTTTTTTAATCGCTACCACCTGAGAACCAAAAATGTCAGATAGAGCAGCTAAAAACAAATTGCCAAAGGTCATGCCTTTTAACCCATTTCCTTTTGAAAAGCGGTAAATAAAAAGCTTTCTTAACGATTGTTCTTTGCCTTCTTCAGCCAAAGCAACAAAGCACTGCCTTATATCGCTGGTCGGCAACAAACCTAATTCATCGCGAATAACCTTGTTACTTCCTCCTGAGTCGGTCATTGAAACAACGGCTGAAAGGTCAACCGGATATTTCTTTAAACCGGAAAGAACCGTAAAAGAACCGGTTCCGCCCCCAATAACAACGATTTTCTTAGTTTTTGACATAAATCAATTTTTATATTAAACTAAAAATACCTTTAAGTCAAAAACCGAGTTCCGCGACAGCGGAATGAAGGTGAAGAAGACGACTTCGTCGTCTTCGCCAAAAACCGAGTTCCGCGACAGCGGAATGAAAGCGAAGAAGAGGATTTATCCTCTTCGACTACAAAATTCGACTATGACTGACAAATTTTTAATACAAGGAGGTATTCCTCTTTCTGGAGAAGTTGAAATCTCAGGTTATAAGAATTCAGCCGGCGCTATTTTGGCGGCTGTTTTGCTTTCCGAAGAACCTTCTGTTATTGATAACCTTCCCCAGGTAACCGATGTTTCAAACCAGATTGAAATTCTAAGGCAAATGGGCGCAGAGATAGAACAATTGAGTCCGAGAAAAATAAGAATCAATCCAAAAAACATAGACCCTGAAAAAATCCCGGCAGACCTCTTTGAAAAAATGAGGGTTTCTGTTTTATTCATCGCTCCTTTAGCTATAAGGTTTAAAAAATTCAAAATCCCCCATCCTGGCGGAGACAAAATAGGTTTAAGACCGATTACCACGCACTTGGAAGCTCTTGAAAACTTCGGAATAAAAACAGAAGAAAAAGACGGCTTTTACCATTTCCAAGCACCAGAAAGAATAGAAGGAAAGAAAATAGCCTTAAAGGAGTTTTCAGTGACTGCCACGGAAATCCTAATGATGTTAGCTAGTAGAGCCCAAGGAAGAACTAAAATTGAGATTGCTGCTGCTGAACCACAAGTCCAGGATTTAGGAATGTTTCTGAGGAAAATGGGCACGAGTATAGAAGGAATCGGCACTCATACTATTGAAATTGAAGGAAAAGATAAATTATCAGGCGCTGAATTCTCATTATGCCCTGATTTATTGGAAGCCGGAACTTTTTTCATCGCCTTTGCCTTAACTGGCGGCGAAGGGAAGATAAAGAATGTAAATCCAGACCATATGACCTTTTTCCTGGGAAAAATGAAAGAGATAGGAGTGAATTTCGATATTATAAACAATGAAATTTCAGTTAAGAAATCATTTAATTTTAAACCGGCCAAAATCCAAGTTCTTCTTTATCCCGGCTTCCCGACTGATTTGCAGCCTCAAACATCCGTTCTATTAACCCAATGCCAAGGCAAGTCTCTCGTACACGACCCGCTGTATGAAAACCGATTCCAGTATTTGCACGAATTAAGAAAGCTGGGAGCTGATATTGAAATAACCGACCCTCACCGGGCTCTGATTTTCGGCAAAACAGAATTGATCGGAAATAAAATAAACGCCTCGGATATAAGATCAGGCGCAGCTTTAATCCTGGCGGGATTAATCTCAAAAGGCCAAACAACGATTGAAAACATATCCCAGGTTGAAAGAGGACATGAAAATATTGAGGAGAAATTAAAAAAACTAGGAGCTCGAATTGAAAAGATTTAATAAATTGAAAATCGTCGAGGAGGCGGTTTTTTTGTTTTTTAGTAAACCCTCTGGTCGGACGATGCCTGTCCTGAGCCGCATCGAAGGGTTAGAACCTGTTTTACTGATTAAATAAATTTGTGCTGAGATATTTTTCTCCCCTATCTGGAAAAATAACTACAATCTTTCCTGATTTTATTCTTTTGGCCACCTCAATAGCTGCATACATTGCAGCACCACTACTCATGCCAACAAAAATTCCTTCTTTTTTAACAATTTGCCTTGCTGTTTCAAACGCATCTTCGGTCTTTACCATAATTGTTCTATCTATTTTTGATGGGTCATATATTGACGACGCTATCGCTTCTTTCATATTCTTTAATCCTTGAATATAATGACCCCTGACAGGATGAGCACTAACAATCTTTATTTTGGGATTCTTTTCTTTTAAATATTTACCCACTCCCATAATCGTGCCAGAGGTTCCAATTGCTGAAACAAAATAATTAATATCTCCTTTTGTTTGTCTCCATATTTCCTCTGCTGTTTTCTTATAATGGGTAAGTTTATTATATTCGTTTGAGAATTGGTCTGGCATAAAGTATTTGTCAGGATTTCTTTCAACCAATTCTCTTGCCTTAATTATTGCTCCATCGGTTCCAAGTTTTGGGTTAGTTAAAATTAATTTTGCTCCAAATGCTAAAATGGTTTTTCTTCTTTCGATTGAAACCGCTCTACTCATAACGATTTTAACTTTGTAATCCTTTATAGCCCCGAGCATAGCCAAACCAATCCCAGTATTGCCTGAAGTTGGTTCAATAATAGTCTTATCTTTTGTTAATACCCCTTCTCTTTCTGCTTGTTCAATCATTTCTAAAGCAATCCTATCTTTTACGCTACCCGTTGGATTAAACCCTTCTAGTTTTGCATAAATTAAAACATAAGGACTAGGGTTAAGTTTATTAATTTTTACCAGAGGAGTATTTCCAATTGTTTTAAGAATATTTTTATACAACATAATTTTAATTTAAGTTAAAAATAAAAAATCCCGACTTCCTCGGGAATTATTGTTTTAAGCTAATTATTATAAATCAAACAAAACAAACGCTTCCCGAGGGTATCCCGAGAATGCAACAATAAATATTGTTATTTTTATGCAATCTAATTTCTCCCATATTTTAATTTTATCATAATTAAATAAAAAAGTCAACCCATCCATCAAAAAACCGCCACCGCCGAAAGGCGGATTGGCGATTTTTATCGTGGCTTGCCCTGAGCAAGCGAAGCGAGTCGAATGGGCTCGCCCTAGCGGACGATTTTAGAACTTTAAGCCGGGAGGAGGTGTTTAAGTATCCTGAAGTGGTGCTGGCTCAACTAAGAGAACTGACTGGACGATGTTAGAGCCCTAAACAAAAAACCAGCTAATAAGCTGATTTCTTGTCCCAAGCAAATCTCTTTCTGAGGCTTACTTGGGGAAGGAAGGGGAAGAAGGATGGGTTCTTATCCTGCCTAATCGCCCTACATTGCTGTAGAGAAAGTGCAATTACCCTTACGGACCATTGTCCTAACCATGCTTCCCCTTTTGAGGTAAGAGTTAACGGAACTTAATCTGTTGAGTCATGTCGTTTACTCGGTTTACCATTAAGGTAACTTTGCCCATGAGACGTTTGACGAACTCAAGGAGTTCATCTTTTGTAACGAACTCCATAACGTCGTCAGTTAAACCGTCCATCTCTTGAGCAAATTGACCAACTCTCTTCTTTATGTCATTCTCGTCTAGTTTGACTAAACGATGCAACGACGTATCACGAAGAAATTGGCCTATTAAGACCTGGCAACCAATCTTATTAAACCGCTCATCAGTCATTTCCATGTTTTCTCACCTCCTTTCGTATTGGATTAGAAAGAAAAACTCTATTTCCTTCTGTCTATATTATATAATATAATTTTATAATTGTCAATCTTAGCCAAAAACCCGCCACCGCCGAAAGGCGAATTGGCGATTTTTATCATAGCTTGCCCTGAGCGAGCGAAGCGAGTCGAATGGGCTCCCCTGGTTGGACGATGCCTGCCCTGAGTCGCATCGAAGGGTTAGAACCTGTTTAATAAAATAAAGACCACTCAATAAAGAATGGTCTATTTATGCAAGGTGTGGGATTGCCAAATATGGTCTGTTCTGAAACCTCTGTCGCATCCGATGGTAATCTAACAAGAGAAGGAAAAATTCACGAGGGTCAAGCTCTTTTTTTGCTTCTTCGAAATCTATAGTCTCTTCGTAAAGAAGCCATTCATAATCTCTTGGGTCAGTAATTTCATTGTCAGATTCGTTGCAATCTTGACAATAAAATATTGGAACAAGAGGATAACCCATACAATCAAATTTTTTCTCAACAGCTCCTGCTTCAGCCCACCAAAGTTCCATGAATTTACCACAGAAGCGACAGTTTTTAGCAATTGGTCGTCTTTTCGTCCTTTTAACTCCAATCTCCAGAGCCATTTTTATCTACCTCCTAAAAGAACTATAATTTTATATTATTCATTCAGACAAAAAAATCAAGCCCTAGCGGCTTGAAATTGTCAGCTCCGGAGGTAGGATTCGAACCGCTAATTCTTTTTCTTCGCCAACTCAAACGTTTTCAAGTTTAATTCTAGATATTTTTCCGGAATTACTTCTTTAATCGCTTTCTGGATTGATGCTGGTTTCAAAGGAATTAATCCTTTAAACGCAGCAAAACTTATCAAATAAATTCCGGAAACAACGCTTTTCCCCAGTTTTTCCTGGCAGAGTTTATCAGCTGGAACTACCTTAATCTTTTTACTAATTTCCTTTAACTGAAATAAAATTTCAGCTTCAGGCAAAGGTTTTTTCAAAGGAATTGGAATTATAAGCTGATTTATTAAAAAGTTTGTTTTCGGATTGGCAAAATATATTCCATTTAAAATCTCCTGCTCTTCCAAACCTAAAACCAAATCTGCTTTTCCTTGGGCAACCATTGGAGAAAAGATTTTCTTTCCGAATCTGATATGCACTTCAACAGAACCACCTCTCTGAGATAATCCGTGCAGTTCAGAAGTCCTAACATCATATCCCTCAAACGTAGCTGCTTCTGAAATTATCTGCAAAAGAGTAATCAGGCCCTGTCCGCCAGTGCCGACTATGACCATATTGAATTGCCTTGCCCCGTTAGAAATTTGATTTGTTTTCTTATTCATAATAAATAATTTTATTCCCACGTTAATACGCAATTTCTAACGGGGTTAACTTTTTTAATCATTTTTTGGAACAACGAACTTACAAGGATGTTTAGAAATAATTACTGAAACTTCATCTTTTGCCACAAACTCTTTTATTGTATTAATGAATTCCTTCTGGTTCACAGGATCAATTGTTTTAACGTGTTTTACGCCGCAGGCCCTGACTAGCTTCTCAATGCTAATATCTGTCTTTATACCCACAGAAACAGGATGTGGCTGGTGTCCTGTCATAGCAGTGGTTTCATTATTTAGAATAATGATTAAAGGATTTGATTTGTTAAAAACAGTGTTTATCAAAGCTGGAATGCCAGAATGAAAGAAAGAAGAATCACCAACAAAAGTAATCAACTTCTGAGAAGTGGCTTGCCCTGAATTAAATTGAAGGGCTTTTTTAATACCATGGGCAATACCTACTGAAGAGCCCATGCAAGACAAATAATCTTGGAGATTTACCGGTGAATTGCCAAAAAGCATATAGCAGCCTATCTCTCCTCCAAATATCACCTTATTCACATCAACTGCTTTTTTAATGGCTGAAATAACCAGCCAGTAAGGACAACCAGGACAAAGCTGCGGAGAGCGCTTTAAAGCTTTAAAATCATATTTTACAGATTTATATTTCCTACCAGTTATTTTCGCGACAGCTTCAACTACATATTCTGGCTTTAATTCTCCAACTACTGGCAGCAAGTTTTTCCCAAAAACCTCCAGTTTGCAGTTAGCTTGCTTAGCCAGCCTTTCTACCTCTTTTTCCAAATGAGCTTCCAGCTCCTCAACCACTAAAACCTTTTTAAGATTTTTAATAAATGATTTTATTCCTTTTTCTGCCAAAGGATAGGAAAAAGTAAGCTTTAAAACAGGCAAATCCAGTTTCAGTTCTGTTAATGCTTCTTTTACATATAGATAAGAAACTCCAGAAGTAATAATGCCTATTTTTTGCTTTTTGCCCTCAATCTTCAAAAAAGCCTCGGAAAAACTTCTAATCTTTTCTATTTTCTCAAACAATTCCCTTTTCATTTCCAGGACTCTTGGGGGCAAAGTGACGAATCTTTTCACATCTTTGATAAATTCTCCTTTTTTCAAAACTTGAGACTTGAGATTTGAGATTTTAACAGGCATTTTCTGATGAGCCACTCTGGTGGTTGTTCTAACCATTACTGGAATATTGAACTTTTCTGAAATCTGAAAAGCTAGTTTTACAAAATCCAGACATTCTTGCGGATCTGATGGCTCGAGAATGGGTATATGGATAAGATTATCCATTGGCCTGGTGTTTTCCTCTGATTGAGCTGAACTGTGGCAAGAAGGATCATCAGCCACGATAATAACTGTTGGCCCTTTGGTTCCTGTATAAACAAAGGGAATTAAAGCGTCCAAACAAACATTTAAGCCAAAGTTCTTCATAGCTACCAATGTTTTCAAACTGGAAAAACTGGCGCCAATGCCAGCTTCCAAAGCCACTTTTTCATTAGTCGAAAATTCAAAGTAAACGCCAGCATCTTTGGCAATCTTAAAGAAAGTGTTGCCGATTTCCGAAGCAGGTGTCCCAGGATAAGTTGAAACAAAATTGACGCCTGCTTCCAAGGCGCCTCTAACGATTGCTTCATTACCCAATAAGATAATTTTCTTCCCACCTTCTTTTGAAAGGAGTTTATCCATATAGAATTATTATACAAAATATCACCTGACTATTCCACTGTCACGGACTTTGCCAGGTTTCTCGGCTTATCAACGTCGTTGCCAAGGGCAACAGCCACATAATAAGCGAAAAGATGCAAAGGAATAACTGCTAAAATAGGAGTTAACATTTCCAAGGTTTTAGGAATGTAAATTACGTCATCAACCAGCTTTTTAATGTCTTCATTGCCTTCAGTAGCTATGGCTAAAACCGGTCCTTTTCTCGCTTTAATCTCCTGAATATTGGAAACCACTTTGTCATAAACCGAATCTGAAGGACAAATGGCGACAGTCGGAAAATCCTCTTCTACCAAAGCCAAAGCTCCATGTTTCAACTCTCCAGCAGCCACTCCTTCTGCGTGCAAATAAGAGGTTTCTTTTAGCTTTAAAGCTCCTTCCAGAGAAATCGGATAATTATATTTTCTGCCTATAAACCAAAAGTTCTTGAAATCTTTGTATTTCTTTGCTAATGCTTCAATCTCAGCGCTTTGGCTTAAAACTCTTCTGGCAAGATCAGGCAATTTTGAAAGTTCAGAAACAATTCTTTTGCCCATTACCAAAGACATATCCCTTTGCCTTCCCAAATAAACGGTAATCATGGCTAAAGTAGATAATTGCCCCAAAAACGCTTTAGTTGAAGCTACAGCCACTTCCTGTCCTGACCTTGTATAGATACCAGCTGCTGTTTCCCTGGATTGGCTGGAGCCGACAACGTTCGTAATTCCCAAAGTCAAAGCTCCTTTCTCTTTCATTTCTTTTATGGCAGCTAAAGTATCTGCTGTTTCGCCTGATTGAGAAACAAATATGCCGGCTGTGTTTTTGTCGATAATCGGCTTTCTATAGCGGAATTCCGACCCCAAATCAACTTCTGCGGGCAAATTAGCATATTCTTCCAACATATATTCGCCAACCCTAGCTGCATAAGAAGCTGTACCGCAAGCTATTAGAAACACTTTCTTGATTTCCCTTAATTTATGTTCTGAAGAAGCCAATCCTCCCAGTTTTACATTTCCTTCATCCAATAAAAGTCTTCCCCTGATAGCATTCTCAATAGCTTCCGGCTCATCCATGATTTCTTTCAGCATAAAGTGAGGGTAGATGCCTTTTTGCGCCTCTTCCGGCGTCCAATCAATTTGGACAAATGCTTTTTCTTTTAAAATATGGAAATTATCCATTTTTAAAACGGCAATTTCATTGTCGTCTAAATTAATGACTTGCCTGGTATGGGTAATGACAGCTGAAGGGTCAGAGGCAATCAAGATTCCGTCCTGATTAACGCCCAAAATCAGAGGAGAAGAAAGACGGGCAGCAACTATTTTACTAGGATCTTTTTTAGCGATAACAACCAGTCCGTAAGTACCTCTTATTTCTCTTAAAGCCTTTCTAACTGCCTCCTCAAGATTCCCATCAAAATATTTTTCAATTAAATGAGATAAAACTTCAGTATCGGTTTCAGAGCTGAATTTATGGCCTTCTTTAATCAACTTTTCCTTTAATTCCCGGTAATTCTCAATAATGCCGTTATGAATAGAAAAAATCTCTTTTTTACAGTCC
This region includes:
- a CDS encoding phosphomannomutase/phosphoglucomutase; this translates as MKINPEIFRLYDIRGIYPQDINEEMAYQVGRYFIHFLRKKSKKKTLTVGIAKDIRYSSPELFRGLSKGIIHEGCNIIDLGLIITPALYFAVSHLRLDGGIIITASHNPNPFNGFKLTREKTIPLSGETGIFWIRDQLAKKAFQKEKLPLFKGKITKKNIEKDYINSVFKLNKINKKIFKKLSVAIDAGNGMGGPIFLKVLKKIGIKVYPIYCKPDGDFPNHVPDPSFRNNLKDIVSLVRKKRPNFGIILDGDADRIIFIDEKGNPIRGDLITALMAKIILKEWKGKNKPKILYDIRSSNVLKEVIKEEGGVPIHFKIGHALIKEKMRKDNIFFGGELTGHYYLGQNLFYEVPFFVFLKIVNEMKKTKKTLSELIKPLQKYFHSGEIYFETKAKEGKIKELKKKYKTGKISEQDGLRVDFNDWWFLVRPSNTEPVIKLVVEAKTRNLMEKKRKELIKNIGAPMFSRPLSYRTADLHKKKKTY
- a CDS encoding inositol monophosphatase, coding for MNLKLVQRFTIDLAEKAGKILLDNLDKIEIVKFKDRQDIATNIDYKVENLIINKIKKNFPGHTINTEEKGIIRGKSDYTWIIDPLDGSKHYIRRLPLFNVSIALQHKNEIIFGLVYNPMTKEMFYAAKNKGAYLNGKRIKVSSKSNLKDSFIFAELPSCGMSRNKFNKNSKILTKLNLNSYRVRALGCGPLGLSYVASGAFEAYIALGIPPKIGDIAAGLLILKEAGGKYTDLKGNPLQLREANDCLILASNIKAHKAILRLLK
- a CDS encoding YvcK family protein is translated as MSKTKKIVVIGGGTGSFTVLSGLKKYPVDLSAVVSMTDSGGSNKVIRDELGLLPTSDIRQCFVALAEEGKEQSLRKLFIYRFSKGNGLKGMTFGNLFLAALSDIFGSQVVAIKKTSQILKIKGRILPVTLTDSNLVAIYENGKKVVGEHLIDGPKHNGKLKIKKVFLKPKAKIYYEAKKAILNADLVVIGPGDLYTSIIAGLLTEGISGALKKTKAKVAYVMNLMTRYGQTFGFTAKDHIQVLEKYLGRDCLDYVLINTKSMAKSALEKYKKVKEFPVVDDLKDSYFKVIRRDFLSRKETKHVPGDILKRSLIRHDSNKLAKALFKL
- the murA gene encoding UDP-N-acetylglucosamine 1-carboxyvinyltransferase, yielding MTDKFLIQGGIPLSGEVEISGYKNSAGAILAAVLLSEEPSVIDNLPQVTDVSNQIEILRQMGAEIEQLSPRKIRINPKNIDPEKIPADLFEKMRVSVLFIAPLAIRFKKFKIPHPGGDKIGLRPITTHLEALENFGIKTEEKDGFYHFQAPERIEGKKIALKEFSVTATEILMMLASRAQGRTKIEIAAAEPQVQDLGMFLRKMGTSIEGIGTHTIEIEGKDKLSGAEFSLCPDLLEAGTFFIAFALTGGEGKIKNVNPDHMTFFLGKMKEIGVNFDIINNEISVKKSFNFKPAKIQVLLYPGFPTDLQPQTSVLLTQCQGKSLVHDPLYENRFQYLHELRKLGADIEITDPHRALIFGKTELIGNKINASDIRSGAALILAGLISKGQTTIENISQVERGHENIEEKLKKLGARIEKI
- a CDS encoding cysteine synthase family protein: MYKNILKTIGNTPLVKINKLNPSPYVLIYAKLEGFNPTGSVKDRIALEMIEQAEREGVLTKDKTIIEPTSGNTGIGLAMLGAIKDYKVKIVMSRAVSIERRKTILAFGAKLILTNPKLGTDGAIIKARELVERNPDKYFMPDQFSNEYNKLTHYKKTAEEIWRQTKGDINYFVSAIGTSGTIMGVGKYLKEKNPKIKIVSAHPVRGHYIQGLKNMKEAIASSIYDPSKIDRTIMVKTEDAFETARQIVKKEGIFVGMSSGAAMYAAIEVAKRIKSGKIVVIFPDRGEKYLSTNLFNQ
- a CDS encoding indolepyruvate oxidoreductase subunit beta, encoding MNKKTNQISNGARQFNMVIVGTGGQGLITLLQIISEAATFEGYDVRTSELHGLSQRGGSVEVHIRFGKKIFSPMVAQGKADLVLGLEEQEILNGIYFANPKTNFLINQLIIPIPLKKPLPEAEILFQLKEISKKIKVVPADKLCQEKLGKSVVSGIYLISFAAFKGLIPLKPASIQKAIKEVIPEKYLELNLKTFELAKKKN
- a CDS encoding indolepyruvate ferredoxin oxidoreductase subunit alpha → MDKLLSKEGGKKIILLGNEAIVRGALEAGVNFVSTYPGTPASEIGNTFFKIAKDAGVYFEFSTNEKVALEAGIGASFSSLKTLVAMKNFGLNVCLDALIPFVYTGTKGPTVIIVADDPSCHSSAQSEENTRPMDNLIHIPILEPSDPQECLDFVKLAFQISEKFNIPVMVRTTTRVAHQKMPVKISNLKSQVLKKGEFIKDVKRFVTLPPRVLEMKRELFEKIEKIRSFSEAFLKIEGKKQKIGIITSGVSYLYVKEALTELKLDLPVLKLTFSYPLAEKGIKSFIKNLKKVLVVEELEAHLEKEVERLAKQANCKLEVFGKNLLPVVGELKPEYVVEAVAKITGRKYKSVKYDFKALKRSPQLCPGCPYWLVISAIKKAVDVNKVIFGGEIGCYMLFGNSPVNLQDYLSCMGSSVGIAHGIKKALQFNSGQATSQKLITFVGDSSFFHSGIPALINTVFNKSNPLIIILNNETTAMTGHQPHPVSVGIKTDISIEKLVRACGVKHVKTIDPVNQKEFINTIKEFVAKDEVSVIISKHPCKFVVPKND
- the glmS gene encoding glutamine--fructose-6-phosphate transaminase (isomerizing); translation: MCGIVGYIGKNNDVRVGLDVLRRLEYRGYDSAGVAWYSPEKKEIFCLKKAGRIDDLEKLIAESNLELRGNPFILHTRWATHGGVTDENAHPHWDCKKEIFSIHNGIIENYRELKEKLIKEGHKFSSETDTEVLSHLIEKYFDGNLEEAVRKALREIRGTYGLVVIAKKDPSKIVAARLSSPLILGVNQDGILIASDPSAVITHTRQVINLDDNEIAVLKMDNFHILKEKAFVQIDWTPEEAQKGIYPHFMLKEIMDEPEAIENAIRGRLLLDEGNVKLGGLASSEHKLREIKKVFLIACGTASYAARVGEYMLEEYANLPAEVDLGSEFRYRKPIIDKNTAGIFVSQSGETADTLAAIKEMKEKGALTLGITNVVGSSQSRETAAGIYTRSGQEVAVASTKAFLGQLSTLAMITVYLGRQRDMSLVMGKRIVSELSKLPDLARRVLSQSAEIEALAKKYKDFKNFWFIGRKYNYPISLEGALKLKETSYLHAEGVAAGELKHGALALVEEDFPTVAICPSDSVYDKVVSNIQEIKARKGPVLAIATEGNEDIKKLVDDVIYIPKTLEMLTPILAVIPLHLFAYYVAVALGNDVDKPRNLAKSVTVE